Genomic segment of Thiobacillus sp.:
CACCAGGGCATCCGGCGCCCGCTTCTCGAACAGGGCATCGATCTTGCCGAACAGGTCCTTGCTGCCCTCGCTCATCTCCGTCCCCCCCGAAATCGCCGGCATGTCGTCACTCAGGCACCGCCCGTGGCCAGGTCATGGGTGTCAAGGGCATAGCCCCTTGCCTTGAAGAAGCGGAACCGGGCCCGAGCACGCTCCCGGTCCTCGGGGTCGGACGTCACGATTTCCAGGAGTCGTTCGAAGCGGCCGAAGAAGGCGGGCGGCTCCCCATCCAGGTTGATCAGCACATCCGCCCGCTGCAGGTGATCCGGGTTGTCCCCGATGAGGATGGGCGTTTCCGACGCCAGGGGATGGCCGCAGCGCACATGGGGCAGAAAGGAAAGTTGCTGGGCCGTCCAGAAACCCTGGTCCGCCTCCTGGGCCCTGACCGGATCAGCGGTATAGACCAAGGCCTGCTGT
This window contains:
- a CDS encoding DNA polymerase III subunit chi: MTRITFYFNAPEKLDVARKLATKVFQSGQQALVYTADPVRAQEADQGFWTAQQLSFLPHVRCGHPLASETPILIGDNPDHLQRADVLINLDGEPPAFFGRFERLLEIVTSDPEDRERARARFRFFKARGYALDTHDLATGGA